The following proteins are encoded in a genomic region of Triticum dicoccoides isolate Atlit2015 ecotype Zavitan chromosome 1B, WEW_v2.0, whole genome shotgun sequence:
- the LOC119347191 gene encoding glycerol-3-phosphate acyltransferase 5-like, with protein MRMLPSSSDPDLAHSHAHTYQAPRTSSVARSSTGRRRMVTMPSSVVAELEGTLLCDACTFPYFMLVAFEASGLPRFAALLALWPALRLLELLLGRGGLALRCAAFVATVGVPRAELEAVARAVLPKFMADDVDPAAWAAFGACEGRRVVVTRMPRVMVEWFAREHLGAHDVVGCDVEYSRLRRCTGLLKGAADEAIAGRVRALFRDGDRPDLGLGRSEMTRSFLPFCKEQLQPPLSVDDDDDDDVARRPKCPPFRPVIFHDGRLVRRPTTLVSLAILLWIPLGVLLAFVRITLGIVLPIQTIPYIAPFVGGAVITRGRPPAPTTGANGSSTGVLFVCTHRTLMDPVVLSFVLGRRVAAVTYSLSRLSEILSPIPTVRLTRDRDTDAARMRAELARGDVAVCPEGTTCREPFLLRFSALFAELSERIVPVATNYRVGLFHPTTARGWKAMDPIFFFMNPRPVYEVTFLNQLPAEATCAAGRSPVDVANYVQRILAATLGFECTTFTRKDKYRVLAGNDGIVGAKPAATATATKPGWQRRVREVLGFLRFTKID; from the exons ATGCGCATGCTTCCTTCCTCGTCCGACCCCGACCTCGCACACTCCCACGCTCACACGTACCAGGCGCCGCGGACCAGCTCGGTGGCAAGATCGTCGACCGGTCGGCGACGCATGGTGACCATGCCGTCGTCGGTGGTGGCAGAGCTGGAGGGCACGCTGCTGTGCGACGCCTGCACCTTCCCCTACTTCATGCTCGTGGCGTTCGAGGCGTCCGGGCTGCCGCGCTTCGCCGCGCTGCTGGCGCTCTGGCCGGCGCTGCGCCTGCTGGAGCTGCTGCTGGGCCGGGGCGGCCTGGCGCTGCGCTGCGCGGCGTTCGTGGCCACAGTGGGGGTGCCGcgggccgagctggaggccgtggcgCGCGCTGTGCTGCCCAAGTTCATGGCCGACGACGTCGACCCCGCCGCATGGGCGGCGTTCGGGGCGTGCGAGGGTAGGCGCGTCGTCGTCACCCGCATGCCCCGGGTCATGGTCGAGTGGTTCGCCAGGGAGCACCTCGGCGCGCACGACGTTGTCGGCTGCGACGTCGAGTACAGCCGCCTCAGGCGATGCACCGGGCTCCTCAAAGGCGCCGCCGACGAGGCTATCGCCGGTCGCGTGCGAGCGCTTTTCCGTGACGGTGACCGGCCGGACCTCGGTCTGGGCCGGTCGGAGATGACACGATCCTTCTTGCCCTTCTGCAAG gagcaactccagccgccgttgtccgtggacgacgacgacgacgacgacgtggCGAGGCGACCGAAGTGCCCTCCGTTTCGGCCTGTCATCTTCCACGACGGTCGGCTCGTGCGCCGGCCGACGACTCTCGTGTCCCTCGCCATCCTCCTCTGGATCCCCCTCGGCGTCCTCCTCGCCTTCGTCCGCATCACGCTCGGCATCGTCCTCCCCATCCAGACCATCCCCTACATCGCCCCCTTCGTCGGCGGCGCCGTCATCACGCGCGGCCGGCCCCCCGCCCCGACGACCGGCGCCAACGGCTCGTCCACGGGCGTCCTCTTCGTCTGCACGCACCGCACGCTCATGGACCCGGTGGTGCTATCGTTCGTGCTCGGCCGGCGCGTGGCCGCCGTGACCTACTCCCTCTCCCGGCTCTCGGAGATCCTGTCGCCGATCCCGACGGTGCGGCTGACGCGCGACCGCGACACGGACGCGGCGCGGATGCGTGCGGAGCTGGCGCGGGGCGACGTGGCGGTGTGCCCCGAGGGCACCACCTGCCGGGAGCCCTTCCTGCTCCGCTTCTCGGCGCTGTTCGCGGAGCTGAGCGAACGGATCGTGCCGGTGGCGACGAACTACCGCGTGGGGCTGTTCCACCCGACGACGGCGAGGGGGTGGAAGGCCATGGATCCCATCTTCTTCTTCATGAACCCGAGGCCGGTGTACGAGGTGACGTTCCTGAACCAGCTCCCCGCCGAGGCGACGTGCGCGGCCGGGAGGAGCCCCGTCGACGTCGCCAACTACGTTCAGAGGATACTTGCGGCCACGCTGGGGTTCGAGTGCACCACATTCACCCGCAAGGACAAGTACCGGGTGCTCGCCGGCAACGACGGCATCGTCGGCGCCAAGCCCgccgcgacggcgacggcgaccaaGCCAGGATGGCAGCGACGGGTCAGGGAGGTGCTCGGATTCTTGCGTTTCACTAAGATCGATTAA